A single window of Salvia splendens isolate huo1 chromosome 6, SspV2, whole genome shotgun sequence DNA harbors:
- the LOC121806493 gene encoding BEL1-like homeodomain protein 4: protein MSQGFHQNIFSFSNGLEGSQIRGDKQGVDMEEDGLPSYDSGCILSEMFNFSSGATAAELLPRPAEWNSKSQSAVNDTGSFNPDPAAAMQLFAMRSEASPSLQNPSSLFQAGGAFGHFTWPPNPNGAAESLSLSLSSSAEDMRLGLLFGASAPPPQYNQSRQIGLGSLSNSKYAKAAQDLLEEFCSVGRGQVKKDRNKDAKKTSGGGDASSSSRDPPPLSASDRLEHQKRKVKLSAMLDEVDKRYNHYCERMQIVVNSFDMVMGFGAAAPYTTLAQKAMSQHFRCLREAVAEQLGEKDGTKSGLTKGETPRLKFLEQSLRQQHAAFHHIDQDAWRPQRGLPQRSVTILRAWLFEHFLHPYPSDADKHLLARQTGLSRNQVANWFINARVRLWKPMVEEMYLQEAKDQDHQPLPTTTSPPPSTTNHPSFNTSDNQPQCFPAIESDFIRFGTTSGDVSLTLGLRHSGEDFFPA from the exons ATGTCACAAGGTTTTCATCAAAATATTTTCAGTTTCTCGAATGGATTGGAGGGATCGCAGATCCGAGGTGATAAGCAAGGCGTAGATATGGAAGAAGACGGGCTCCCAAGCTACGATAGCGGCTGTATATTATCGGAGATGTTCAATTTCTCCTCCGGCGCCACGGCTGCAGAATTGCTGCCGAGGCCGGCGGAGTGGAATTCGAAGAGCCAGAGCGCAGTAAACGACACCGGATCCTTCAATCCCGATCCAGCCGCAGCCATGCAGCTTTTCGCGATGAGATCGGAGGCTTCTCCATCCCTTCAAAACCCTTCCTCCTTGTTCCAGGCGGGAGGGGCTTTTGGTCATTTCACATGGCCTCCCAACCCTAACGGAGCTGCAGAAAGTCTCTCTCTGTCGCTGTCTTCTTCGGCGGAGGATATGAGGCTCGGATTGCTCTTTGGGGcatctgctccgccgccgcagTATAACCAGAGCCGCCAAATAGGTTTGGGGTCATTGAGTAATTCCAAATACGCTAAGGCGGCGCAGGATTTGTTGGAAGAGTTCTGTAGTGTTGGTAGGGGCCAGGTGAAGAAGGACAGGAACAAGGACGCCAAAAAAACAAGTGGCGGCGGTGATGCTTCGTCTTCTTCTAGAGATCCGCCTCCTTTATCGGCTTCGGATAGGCTCGAGCATCAAAAGAGAAAGGTCAAACTATCAGCCATGCTTGATGAG GTGGACAAAAGGTACAACCACTACTGCGAGCGGATGCAGATCGTGGTGAACTCATTCGACATGGTAATGGGGTTCGGCGCGGCGGCGCCGTACACCACCCTGGCGCAGAAGGCGATGTCGCAGCATTTCCGGTGCCTGAGGGAGGCCGTGGCCGAGCAGCTGGGGGAGAAGGACGGCACGAAATCGGGGCTCACTAAAGGCGAGACGCCGCGGCTCAAATTCTTGGAGCAGAGCCTGCGGCAGCAGCACGCCGCCTTCCACCACATCGACCAAGACGCGTGGCGGCCGCAGCGAGGCTTGCCACAGCGCTCTGTCACCATTCTGAGGGCTTGGCTCTTCGAGCATTTTCTGCACCC GTATCCAAGCGACGCAGATAAGCACCTACTTGCGAGACAGACGGGTCTATCAAGAAACCAG GTGGCAAATTGGTTCATAAATGCAAGGGTCCGCCTCTGGAAACCCATGGTCGAAGAGATGTACCTACAAGAAGCCAAAGACCAAGATCACCAACCTCTCCCCACTACCACTTCTCCGCCTCCTTCTACAACCAACCACCCTTCATTTAACACCTCAGATAATCAGCCGCAGTGCTTTCCGGCGATTGAGTCCGACTTTATTAGGTTTGGGACGACTTCGGGTGACGTCTCCCTTACGCTAGGGCTACGTCACTCCGGGGAAGATTTCTTTCCCGCTTAG